One Acutalibacter muris DNA window includes the following coding sequences:
- the glgA gene encoding glycogen synthase GlgA has translation MKILYCASEALPFSATGGLADVSGSLPQALRARMVGCRVVVPLYDNVSQELRDKMKFVTSISVPVAWRRQYCGIFEAKIGAVTYYLIDNQYYFKRGSLYGHFDDAERFAFFSRAVLEMLPYIDYKPDVIHANDWQCALVPVYYRLFYANNDWYSGIKTLFTIHNIQYQGQYGKDILEDVFGIPAYESQLLEFNRDVNLMKGAIECANWVSTVSPTYAQEILDPWFSHKLDPILRERSWKLSGILNGIDTVGYDPETDKDLFANYSRADKANKAVNKKKLQERLCIEVDPDLPLVGMVTRLVSHKGLDLVKEAVDNVMEYSNAQIVILGSGDLEYENYFKWMQEKYPGRFVLCLGFVPELSRKIYAGADIFLMPSKSEPCGLSQMIALRYGTIPVVRETGGLKDSITDSGDGEGNGFTFMTYNAGDMLHSLHRAIYAYNSDKEGWGVLVDRAMGCDNSWGRSAGEYIKLYKQIIES, from the coding sequence ATGAAGATTTTGTACTGTGCAAGTGAGGCTCTGCCCTTCTCCGCCACGGGCGGTCTGGCGGACGTTTCCGGCTCGCTGCCCCAGGCCCTGCGCGCCCGCATGGTCGGCTGCCGGGTGGTGGTGCCGCTGTATGACAACGTGTCCCAGGAGCTTCGAGACAAGATGAAGTTCGTCACCAGCATCTCCGTGCCGGTGGCCTGGCGGCGGCAGTATTGCGGCATCTTTGAGGCGAAGATAGGCGCTGTGACCTATTACCTTATAGACAACCAGTATTACTTCAAGCGTGGCAGTCTCTACGGCCACTTCGACGACGCGGAGCGCTTCGCCTTCTTCTCCCGGGCCGTTTTGGAGATGCTGCCCTATATCGACTATAAGCCGGACGTTATCCACGCCAACGACTGGCAGTGCGCATTGGTGCCGGTGTACTACAGGCTGTTCTATGCCAATAACGACTGGTACTCCGGCATTAAGACCCTGTTTACCATCCACAATATCCAGTACCAGGGCCAGTACGGCAAGGATATCTTGGAGGACGTGTTTGGAATCCCGGCCTATGAGAGCCAGCTTTTGGAGTTCAACCGGGACGTGAACCTGATGAAGGGCGCCATCGAGTGCGCCAACTGGGTCTCCACCGTCAGCCCCACCTATGCCCAGGAGATACTGGACCCCTGGTTCTCCCACAAGCTGGACCCGATTCTCCGAGAGCGCTCCTGGAAATTGTCGGGCATTTTGAACGGCATAGATACCGTGGGCTACGACCCCGAAACAGACAAGGACCTCTTCGCCAACTACAGCCGGGCGGACAAGGCCAATAAGGCCGTGAACAAGAAAAAGCTCCAGGAGCGCCTGTGCATAGAGGTGGACCCGGATCTGCCGCTGGTGGGCATGGTCACCCGCCTTGTGTCCCATAAGGGCCTGGACCTGGTGAAGGAGGCCGTGGACAATGTTATGGAATACTCTAACGCCCAGATAGTCATATTGGGCAGCGGTGATTTGGAGTATGAAAACTACTTCAAGTGGATGCAGGAGAAGTATCCCGGACGGTTTGTGCTGTGCCTGGGCTTTGTGCCCGAGCTCTCAAGGAAGATATACGCCGGGGCCGACATCTTCCTTATGCCCAGCAAGTCCGAGCCCTGCGGCCTGTCCCAGATGATAGCATTGCGCTACGGCACCATCCCGGTGGTCCGGGAGACCGGCGGGTTGAAGGACTCCATCACCGACAGCGGCGACGGCGAGGGCAACGGCTTCACCTTCATGACCTACAATGCCGGGGATATGCTCCACAGCCTGCACCGGGCCATATACGCCTATAATTCCGATAAGGAGGGCTGGGGCGTGCTGGTGGACCGGGCCATGGGCTGCGACAACAGCTGGGGCCGCTCGGCGGGCGAGTACATCAAGCTGTATAAGCAAATAATTGAGAGCTGA
- the glgB gene encoding 1,4-alpha-glucan branching protein GlgB, with amino-acid sequence MNTELTGEKKLAAGAQKKDDPARVPLFLFHSGKNRRLYEYMGVHKATHKGKKCMVARVWAPKARAVSLVGNFCNWDSAKYPLKKVDDSVWECYTDFEFQPYEMYKFYIKTASGEDTYKADPFAWHTETRPGTASRWYELEGYSWGDSAWQKKKETEKHYNQPVNIYEMHAGSWRKYQDGSVFSYDKLGDELIPYVKEMGFTHIEFMPLTEYPYDGSWGYQVMGYFAPTSRYGQPKDFMRFVDRCHQAGIGVIMDWVPAHFPRDAAGLAKFDGTTCYEYEDPRKGEHKEWGTLVFDYGKPEVISFLVSSAVFWLKEYHVDGLRVDAVASMLYLDYNRRDGEWVPNKDGGKENLEAVAFLQALNEAAFAEVLDPMMIAEESTSWPMVSKPTFMGGLGFNYKWNMGWMNDMLRYMSMDPLFRSGNHQSLTFSFFYAFSENFILPISHDEVVYGKGSLINKMPGTDEQKAAGMRCFVTYMMGHPGKKLQFMGTEFAQKDEWNYEKELEWYLLQYKEHKDAQDFFKAVNHFYLSRPELWEVDFSWEGFEWISNDDYTQSVIAFRRKSKKGKELVCVCNFVPVQREHYKIGIPQWGIWSEVFTSDDESFGGGGVTNGKIIKTIDEPMHGCEQCVELTLPANTVFFLECTKPGVKPKPKEMKKEKPEPVVVTETGRRAATVSA; translated from the coding sequence ATGAACACTGAACTGACCGGTGAGAAAAAGCTAGCCGCCGGCGCACAGAAGAAGGACGATCCGGCACGGGTGCCTCTATTTTTGTTCCACAGTGGAAAGAACCGCCGCCTATATGAATACATGGGCGTGCACAAGGCCACCCATAAGGGAAAGAAGTGCATGGTGGCAAGGGTATGGGCTCCAAAGGCCCGGGCGGTATCCTTGGTGGGCAATTTCTGCAACTGGGACAGCGCCAAGTACCCCTTGAAAAAGGTGGACGACAGTGTTTGGGAATGCTATACTGATTTTGAGTTTCAGCCATATGAGATGTATAAGTTCTATATTAAGACGGCCTCGGGCGAGGACACTTATAAGGCCGACCCCTTCGCCTGGCACACGGAGACCCGCCCGGGCACGGCCTCCCGCTGGTATGAACTGGAGGGTTACAGCTGGGGGGACTCCGCCTGGCAGAAGAAGAAGGAGACCGAGAAGCACTACAATCAGCCTGTAAACATATATGAGATGCACGCGGGCTCCTGGCGCAAGTATCAGGACGGTTCGGTGTTCTCCTACGATAAGCTGGGGGACGAGCTCATACCCTACGTAAAAGAGATGGGCTTCACACATATCGAGTTCATGCCACTGACGGAGTACCCCTATGACGGCTCCTGGGGCTATCAGGTGATGGGCTACTTCGCCCCCACCTCCCGCTATGGCCAGCCCAAGGACTTCATGAGGTTTGTGGACCGCTGCCATCAGGCGGGCATAGGCGTTATCATGGACTGGGTCCCGGCCCACTTCCCCAGGGACGCGGCGGGCCTTGCCAAGTTCGACGGCACCACCTGCTATGAGTACGAGGACCCAAGAAAGGGCGAGCATAAGGAGTGGGGGACCCTGGTGTTTGATTACGGCAAGCCGGAGGTCATAAGCTTCCTGGTCTCAAGCGCGGTGTTCTGGCTCAAGGAGTACCATGTGGACGGCCTGAGGGTGGACGCGGTGGCCTCTATGCTGTACCTGGACTATAACCGCCGGGACGGGGAATGGGTCCCCAATAAGGACGGCGGCAAGGAGAACCTGGAGGCCGTGGCCTTCTTACAGGCATTAAACGAGGCGGCCTTCGCCGAGGTCCTGGACCCCATGATGATAGCCGAGGAGAGCACCTCCTGGCCCATGGTGTCAAAGCCCACCTTTATGGGTGGCCTTGGCTTCAACTACAAGTGGAACATGGGCTGGATGAACGATATGCTCAGATATATGTCCATGGACCCCCTCTTTAGAAGCGGCAACCATCAGAGCCTGACCTTCTCCTTCTTCTATGCCTTCTCCGAGAACTTTATCCTGCCCATATCCCATGACGAGGTGGTATATGGCAAGGGCTCGCTGATAAATAAGATGCCCGGCACCGACGAGCAGAAGGCCGCGGGCATGAGATGCTTCGTTACCTATATGATGGGCCATCCCGGCAAAAAGCTCCAGTTCATGGGCACGGAGTTCGCGCAGAAGGACGAGTGGAACTATGAGAAGGAGCTGGAGTGGTATCTCTTGCAGTACAAGGAGCATAAGGACGCCCAGGACTTCTTTAAGGCTGTGAACCACTTTTACCTCAGCCGCCCCGAGCTCTGGGAGGTGGACTTCTCCTGGGAGGGCTTCGAGTGGATATCTAACGACGACTATACCCAGAGCGTCATAGCCTTCAGGCGCAAGTCCAAGAAGGGTAAAGAGCTGGTGTGCGTCTGCAACTTCGTGCCCGTCCAGCGGGAGCATTACAAGATAGGCATCCCCCAGTGGGGTATCTGGAGCGAGGTGTTCACCTCCGACGACGAGAGCTTCGGCGGCGGCGGCGTGACAAACGGCAAGATTATAAAGACCATCGACGAGCCCATGCACGGCTGCGAACAGTGTGTCGAGCTGACCCTTCCGGCCAACACTGTGTTCTTCCTTGAGTGTACAAAGCCCGGAGTAAAGCCAAAGCCCAAGGAGATGAAAAAGGAGAAGCCAGAGCCGGTGGTGGTCACCGAGACCGGCAGGCGCGCGGCTACTGTCAGCGCGTAA
- a CDS encoding lipid II:glycine glycyltransferase FemX has protein sequence MEFLDFDNVAAVREYEAFLMERGAHFLQSTLWAGVKHRWKHQAIISRDGEGSIRATALVLIKRFPPPFKPFLYCPRGPVCDPTDHESLKDLLQGLEELAHRYHAYTCKLDPPIDETDSRAVYALRAAGLGFTPWQPDDVTIQCRNNYVLDIDGRSEEELLGSFKSKCRYNIRLANRKGVTCKVYGKERLSDFCSLMEETKERDGFDMRTEGYFARMMDSLGEHCRLYLCEYQGQALSGAICVQYGGRTTYLYGASTSVHREVMPNYLMQWEMIRWAVEGGCRIYDFGGVPHWYDPDHPNNGVYRFKTGFNGRLEIYAGEFTQVYARRYKKAMDRALEWAGYVKMI, from the coding sequence ATGGAGTTTCTTGACTTTGATAATGTGGCCGCAGTGCGGGAGTACGAGGCCTTTTTAATGGAACGCGGGGCCCATTTTTTACAGTCTACCCTATGGGCCGGGGTAAAGCACAGGTGGAAGCATCAGGCGATAATCTCCCGGGACGGGGAGGGGAGTATACGCGCCACGGCGTTGGTGCTGATAAAGCGGTTCCCGCCGCCCTTCAAGCCTTTTCTCTACTGCCCACGGGGGCCGGTCTGTGACCCCACAGACCATGAATCCCTGAAGGACCTCCTTCAGGGATTAGAGGAGCTTGCCCACAGGTATCACGCCTACACCTGCAAGCTGGACCCGCCCATTGACGAAACGGACAGTAGGGCGGTGTACGCGCTGAGGGCTGCGGGCCTGGGCTTTACCCCCTGGCAGCCGGACGACGTGACGATACAGTGCAGGAACAACTACGTGCTGGATATAGACGGACGCTCTGAGGAGGAACTCTTAGGCTCCTTCAAAAGCAAGTGCCGGTATAATATCAGGCTGGCAAACCGAAAGGGGGTCACCTGCAAGGTCTACGGCAAGGAGCGGCTCTCGGATTTTTGCAGCCTGATGGAGGAGACCAAGGAGCGTGACGGCTTTGATATGCGTACAGAGGGGTATTTTGCCAGGATGATGGACTCCCTGGGGGAGCATTGCAGGCTGTACCTCTGCGAGTATCAAGGACAGGCTCTGTCCGGGGCCATATGCGTGCAGTACGGCGGCAGGACCACCTATCTGTACGGCGCGTCCACCTCTGTGCACCGGGAGGTCATGCCAAACTACCTTATGCAGTGGGAGATGATACGGTGGGCTGTGGAGGGCGGCTGCCGCATCTATGACTTTGGCGGCGTGCCCCACTGGTATGACCCGGACCACCCCAATAACGGCGTGTATAGATTTAAGACCGGCTTCAACGGCCGGTTGGAGATCTACGCCGGAGAATTCACTCAGGTATACGCCCGGCGATATAAAAAGGCTATGGACAGGGCCCTGGAGTGGGCGGGGTATGTGAAGATGATATAG
- a CDS encoding glucose-1-phosphate adenylyltransferase: MLPKQEVVAMLLAGGQGSRLGVLTKNIAKPAVPFGGKYRIIDFPLSNCVNSGVETVGVLTQYQPLELNEYIGSGQPWDLDSMNGGVHVLSPYEKRKKTDWYKGTANAITQNIPFIDRYNPDYVLVLSGDHIYKMDYSKMIAFHKEKEAAVTIAVQQVPMAEASRFGILNTNEDDSIYEFDEKPKKPKNDLANMGIYVFSWEKLRKFLLADEEDPKSSNDFGKNVLPAMLNAGERMYAYRFNGYWKDVGTIDSLWESNMDILDPNVPLDLSDPDWRIYSRNPVMPPHYIAKGAHVQNSTIAEGCNVYGNLEFSVLFAGVYVAPGAEVHSSIIMPGARIEEGARVQYAIVAEDAVVGAGAVVGQKPEDVENKDEWGVAVVGPGCKVPPGGSVAPKEMLDAEEAAK, encoded by the coding sequence ATGTTACCCAAACAAGAGGTCGTAGCCATGCTGCTTGCGGGCGGCCAGGGCAGCCGGCTGGGCGTGCTCACAAAGAACATCGCCAAGCCTGCGGTGCCCTTCGGGGGGAAGTACCGCATCATCGATTTCCCTCTCTCCAACTGCGTCAATTCCGGCGTTGAGACGGTGGGCGTGCTTACACAGTATCAGCCCCTGGAGCTCAACGAGTACATCGGCTCCGGCCAGCCCTGGGACCTGGACAGCATGAACGGCGGCGTTCACGTACTGTCGCCCTATGAGAAGCGCAAAAAGACCGACTGGTACAAGGGTACAGCCAATGCCATCACCCAGAATATCCCCTTTATCGACCGATATAACCCCGACTATGTGCTGGTGCTCTCCGGCGACCATATCTATAAGATGGACTACTCTAAGATGATAGCCTTCCACAAAGAGAAGGAGGCCGCCGTCACCATCGCCGTGCAGCAGGTGCCCATGGCCGAGGCCAGCCGCTTCGGCATCCTTAACACCAACGAGGACGACTCTATCTATGAGTTCGACGAGAAACCCAAGAAGCCCAAGAACGACCTTGCCAACATGGGCATCTACGTGTTCAGCTGGGAGAAGCTCAGAAAGTTCCTGCTGGCCGACGAGGAGGACCCCAAGAGCTCCAACGACTTCGGCAAGAACGTGCTGCCCGCCATGCTGAACGCTGGTGAGCGTATGTACGCCTACCGCTTCAACGGCTACTGGAAGGACGTGGGCACTATAGACAGCCTTTGGGAGTCCAATATGGATATATTAGACCCCAACGTGCCCCTGGACCTCAGTGACCCCGACTGGCGTATCTACAGCCGCAATCCCGTCATGCCCCCACACTACATAGCCAAGGGAGCCCACGTTCAGAATTCCACCATAGCCGAGGGCTGCAACGTGTACGGCAACCTGGAATTCTCCGTGCTCTTTGCGGGAGTGTATGTTGCCCCGGGCGCTGAGGTGCACTCCTCTATCATCATGCCGGGAGCCCGGATTGAGGAGGGCGCAAGAGTCCAGTATGCCATAGTGGCCGAGGACGCCGTGGTGGGCGCAGGGGCCGTGGTGGGCCAGAAGCCCGAGGACGTGGAGAACAAGGACGAGTGGGGCGTGGCGGTAGTCGGCCCCGGCTGCAAGGTGCCCCCCGGCGGCAGCGTAGCCCCCAAGGAAATGCTGGACGCTGAGGAGGCCGCTAAATGA
- the glgD gene encoding glucose-1-phosphate adenylyltransferase subunit GlgD has translation MMRGNEVIGILFAYVHEERVRELTENRVMASIPYGGRYRLVDFALSNLVNSGVNKVGVITEQNYQSLMDHLGSGKTWNLSRKREGLFLLPPFGAEISRTDGLVSSLASIHRFLRNSKEEYVLISNCDTVSNIDYRDVFRFHSEKNADITVIYRHGTSPDTDKNVVYTVDPEGYVRDMLIKRGSDQNCNYGIGKCIIRRQKLMDLVDEAMSRNLYDFDRDIMQRNLKDMKVYGYEYTGAAYTITSFKDYFEANMALMDPKVRAQLFPAAHPIYTKVRDDMPAKYGLGSSVENSIVADGCVIDGEVENCVLFRGVRVKKGAKLKNCVIMQDCVIGEGTKLDYVVADKNVEFDMNRNMAGSSSYPVYVSKGSRV, from the coding sequence ATGATGCGCGGCAATGAAGTTATCGGCATCCTCTTTGCATATGTGCACGAGGAGCGTGTAAGAGAACTGACGGAGAACCGGGTGATGGCCTCCATACCCTATGGCGGGCGCTACAGGCTGGTGGATTTTGCCCTTTCCAACCTGGTGAACTCCGGGGTGAACAAGGTGGGCGTTATCACCGAGCAGAACTACCAGTCCCTGATGGATCATCTGGGCTCGGGCAAGACCTGGAACCTGTCGAGAAAGCGCGAGGGCCTGTTCCTTCTGCCGCCCTTTGGCGCGGAGATAAGCCGCACGGACGGCCTTGTTTCCAGCCTTGCGTCTATCCACCGCTTCTTAAGGAATTCCAAGGAGGAGTATGTGCTCATCTCCAACTGTGACACGGTGTCCAATATCGACTATAGAGACGTTTTCCGTTTCCACTCTGAGAAGAACGCGGATATCACCGTTATCTACCGCCACGGCACCTCTCCTGATACTGACAAGAACGTGGTCTATACCGTGGACCCCGAGGGGTATGTTCGGGATATGCTCATCAAGCGCGGCAGCGACCAGAACTGCAACTACGGCATCGGCAAATGCATAATCCGCCGACAGAAGCTTATGGACCTGGTGGACGAGGCCATGAGCCGCAACTTGTATGACTTTGACAGGGACATTATGCAGCGCAACCTAAAGGATATGAAGGTCTACGGCTATGAGTACACCGGGGCGGCATATACTATCACGTCCTTCAAGGACTACTTTGAGGCCAATATGGCCCTGATGGACCCCAAGGTTCGTGCTCAGCTGTTCCCGGCGGCCCATCCCATCTACACCAAGGTCAGGGACGATATGCCCGCAAAGTACGGCCTTGGCTCCTCGGTGGAGAACTCTATAGTGGCCGATGGCTGCGTCATAGACGGCGAGGTGGAAAACTGCGTGCTGTTCCGCGGCGTGCGGGTAAAGAAGGGCGCGAAGCTTAAAAACTGCGTCATCATGCAGGACTGTGTTATCGGCGAGGGCACAAAGCTCGACTATGTGGTGGCCGACAAGAATGTGGAGTTTGATATGAACCGCAATATGGCCGGCTCCTCCAGCTATCCTGTATACGTTTCCAAAGGGAGCAGGGTCTGA